aaatgatgattttacaTTAAATCAGCTCTATTTAAATAAAGGGTAGTCTATTTTTATAGCACATACAGTCTTTCTAGTCTACATTTCTATCATGCATCTTTCATaaccattcacacgctgcatcTCGCCCAAGGAAACAtcgacatgtagactagcggagccgggaatctaacccacaaccttccacatgaaagacaactcactctcccactgaGCTCCCAGGAGTTTACTGTCTCTTTGAGCCAGTAActgaaataaattattataatgactctttcttttcttttcctttttttaaatcctgacCCTGATAAAGCCAATTTTCCAGGAActgtgaacatttattttctggtaATATTCTCCTAATCTTCTGCAAAACTGAAGCGTCCTGACATGCATaaccaaacacatttacagtaaagaGGAGAATGAAGCAAATGCCGGGAAGGActaaaaacaggaacaaaaacaaaaaacagcgagaaagaaagaaaacagtgggagagagagagaggaaaaagattTCAGCGGATATCACCATGAAAGGCTGGAacaacagacaggaagagggTTGTTTGTGGATTATTAAGGCGGGGGAAGAGCACGTCATACTGTACCTGACACACCGTCATGTGTAAGTGAGCGCGAGAGCTCCGAGTCAAAACACAGCCAGATTTCATTGTGTGATTAGTGGTGGTGGATTAAATCTCAAAgacttattttaatgtttcctAATCTTAAACCTTTAGCATGTTAGTAAAGCTGTATCAGCTTGTGGTGCTGCGGATTGTCAGGGTCACTGAcagtggatttgtgtgtgtgtgtgtgtgtgtgtgtgtgaatgaatgaatgaatgaatgaatgaatgaataattaactATGTGTAATGTTTGactgtgtatacatatgtgtagGTGAATATGTGCTGGACTGACCTCATTTTTCAAAGGGCTGTTTGACAATTAATGCTGTCATGAGTAACTTTTACACTTCCTGTCCCCGCCtacccctgcactgctgctgtatacacacaaatgctccctcagccAGGTCTGATAGCACTCCGTTTGTCAGAtgcaaggttataatagttttatttcattttgacgTTTTAGTTAGTTTTCAGAGAGgatttgctagtttttattattttttgttttttgtaaatgcttagttttattctagtttttatttgcggacgtgtcagaatggtcaattatgagctctatgtgatcttttcttaacaatttgtgtgtttgtacgtcggtgaaatacgtcccctgactaaatacggcgaccgctggtcgcagtctgatgtgaagtggtgcgaacacacgaacacacgatctgatacagcaacatacagtttattccgcttacacggtgatcgccaccgctgatcgccagctcgccggagcaccggagctggtcagcggtggtgaggtctccggagcacagtctccggtctgatacagcaacatacagtttattcagcgcgccgctggcgattagcgctggcgatcagcggtgctgcactctctgtgtcaccgctgatcttctgttcctaagtgtttttaactgatttacagttggacagtgttcggctcgatccttatgtaggacgtctcttcctgtgacggcactctcgctgacatgttgatattgtcagagagctagtggagggagggggagacgaatagagctgtaaagcgctgtaaagaggacaaatcagaaaccccctggaagaagtgggtgtgtgtttgcctgtgtctcatttgcatataaagggaccatgcacgaaaaccgagcgttctgaaaggggcgggtttagcagggttattgaactactatgattcttcatccttatggtattttgaccaaagcatgtacACCAGGGAACCAAAGcataggacaccagggaactattttaatgggggaaatagggtataatatgtccactttaagttttttgtaatatggagtattggCCAgctgcaagattcaaaaaggcttatgtacaattttagtttgttttgtaaacacacaattcagtttcagttagttatcaaggttttttttttaactctagtttttatttttattgcagttAACGAAAAAGGTTTTTTCAATTCTAGTTTTCGTTATTTCATTCGTTTTCGTTAACTATAGTAACCTTGGTCAGctgaaggacgcagcatacacAAATAATGTTCTGTTGTATCACAAAAACCAAACAGGCATAAtgataacatcaacaacaacaaccaaataaaatcacaaaaaatgacACACGGTAGCTTTAAGGTTTTAACTTTAGATTCACTGGGATTGTTTTAAAGACATGGCCATGTTCAGACTTTAATCGGATTTAGACAAAAGTCTGAAAAAGTCACTACCACATATGTAAACAACACTTTCTAATGACCTCAACTAATAGGATTCTGATGTCATTTAAATTAATTGTATTCATACATTCGACAAGGGGATAGTTATTGGTATCACCCTCAtaaatgttgttgctgttgtgtgtgtgtgtgtgtagtcacgCTCCTTTTGGTTTCATTGCGTCATCATGTGACTCATATTTGCCTCCAAACTTAACTCCTACGCACTTCCTCTGTTCCTCTGTATAAAGTACAGTAGGCAGCTCCCTGACTCATGACTTAATCCAcaacacagcagaaaaacagcaTGTATTCAGAGCTAGAGTGCGGGATATGTTACCGGACCTACAACGCGGGTCGCCGGTGTCCCCGGGAGCTCCGCTGCAGACACACCTTCTGCCAGAGCTGCCTTCTGTCTCTGGTCCTGCCCCAACACCTGGGAGCCGAGGACAAGTCTATCCTCTGCCCGCTGTGTCGACAAAACACGTCCATCTCCACTCCGAACATAAGAGCTGAACTCCGAGTAGATGAACACGTCCTGGATCTGCTCCTAGAGGAGGGTTTCCTCAACCGggacgacgaggaggaggaccaAGTTCAGGAGGAGGGGACGGAGGAGGGAACGACTCTTCCTGAGACTCCAGCCGAGCAGAGTGACTCCTTCGCGGGCTCCAGAGGCGGCAGGCTCCGGCGAAACTGGAGGAAAGTTTGGTCGGCGATTAGCGGGAGGAGCTTCCAACAGAACGTCGCACACGGTAAGTACACACCGGGTTGTGGTTCATTAATCATGACGAATGTTATACAATATACTTTTACAAGCTATTATGGTGTGGTCTGAACGAGAGCTATAAAAAAACTTCTAGAGACCTCTGGAAATTGCTACTAGCAGTGGCGAGCACAGTGATTTCAGGGAAACAAGGAGACCCCCCTCATAAATAAtcattcaacaacaaaaagttacaTATTTTGTTGCCTCATGTACTTACATTAGCCTAAACGTTTCCATAAGTCTTTAAATCAACAGAAATCCATATTTCTGTCAAAAGTAATGGAGCATATTATTTTGGTCGGCTTTTAATAATATCATCCACTTTACCGGTCTCTGCAGTAACTTTCTAGGAAATAAGACAAcgattcccatgatcccacactgcttgtcaacactgtgtgttttgtgttattattttgacCAAGAGACCCGTAGAGGCccgagtacactggatgtggcccccccAGTGACTGGGTTTAGGCACAGTATAATGTATGTGActattttactgccatttctgttaGAGGTGGATGTCATCAAGATGCAACCTCTTATCCCTTTGTGCTGATTCTGACTTTTTTACCTCAGTGAACTAAGTATAAGGTGCTCAGTCATTCTTTGGGGGTGCTTTCCCTTACCTGTAGCCATGTCCCCAGTCCTGCACTACAACAAGCTTTTAATACTTGATATATGATAGATATGGCAAGTAACTAATCAGTCTTATGTCTGCTCTTATCCTTCAGGTGACTGTATGACCAATGATGACATGCGGAACCTGGCCATGATGTCCTGCTACATGTTCTGATGTGACGACAGCCTCACACACCTCGGACAATGTGAAAAcctactgtatttatttttcgcTGGTTCCACATGGACTGATGAACAGACTGTATGTAGCTgttgaaagaaaggaaagaaactTGTTCCTATATCAGGCCTACACTAATGCACAAATGTAGTTGATATACttgatatgatattatatttgtactatttattgtttttattcatgtatttttctAATAATTGTTACATATTTatggcaaaaaataaacaagttttatttgaaTTCTATTTGATGTTTTCTGTTCTCTGTTGCAAGCTTTAGGGTGAAAcagcatttattattataatgaaatTTATCTTGGACTGGTCTGTCCAAATGCACAATGTAAAGAACACATTGCAACTCCCTGGTGGGCTGATGAAGGTACTGCAGGTTAGCCACaagagataaagaaaaaataaaaacatagcaAATAGATTTTAAATTTGAGTTTTGTCAATAAGCTCAGTCatcataaaatatacattttgcaTATTGTTACATTAACAGGGCAGATTTgaactgagaaaaaaacatgatttaatctTTACTTGTGAGTTGTGCACACCTGCACAAAATGGATTAAATTCAACTACATCTTGAGTAAACAACAAGCGTGTAGAAAGTAAATAAAGCTTAAGACAAATAGTTACATTTACATAGCTTTTTCAAGGAAGCTTTctagatttatttaattatcacaTTTTACAGTGCAGATCTTGCccatattcaaatgttttaaacttCTGACCGTTTATGAAACGAGTCCTGTATACTTTAGGGTTTTCGGTGGACCGCAGAAGATTTTTTAGAATTAAAAATGTGCAGCGACATTATTAACACGGATCTAACTGATTTCATCCACATATTCAAGGAAAATTAAGGGGGGAAAACACATAAACTGgggaaaaaatatgaacaaagtCAAGAAACTACGAAGCAGTCTACATGAATGCAGCTAACACAAGAAAAAATCTTCACAGGCAGGTACAGGAAGTGGAAGTTACCTGAAAGCAGGTGACCAGCATTGGCTCCAATCAGACCCACCCTGCAACAGAGCAGCAAAGGTCCTCAATGCCTCATTTGTTTGACAAGTAATATATGTGGATTAACAACACTAATGTATTAGACTGTAACTTCTTGTGTTGACAATTATACAAACCTTGGGAAGAAGCTGTCCACCATGTCAGGGAGCACTGCCGTTTACTCAAggtaaatatcacattttgcATATAAGCTCATTacaaaattgatttgatttgacaacATTAGGATTTTCACGCGATACAACAACACTCCCtctgtgctttctttcttttttcttctctagaCTAGAACTGTTCGCTGTCCTGCCTGTCTGTGTAACTGTGATGTTGTTTGTCATGTGTTCTGATGCTGCAAGCGGTGAGTGTAAACAAGTCGGTTTCTAAAACCTGCAGAGTCTGCAGTTTCAGTGGGCCGCCGCTCAATTTAATTGCTTTCATTTGTTGGCTGACTGGGTTCAATGGAGACTGTTATGCTTCTTTCAATTTAACAGCAtaaaagttgtaaaataaatctgcagacGTCGAAAAAATGATGCATGCATTTCTTAAAGTGGTTTTGTCTCTGGTGGTctattgtttacattattttcttattctttcTCACCTTTAGCCAGTCTCGTATTATCCCACGCAAACAGTGGAATGAAGCACGGTCCCCTGAGTTCACTGTTTACACCATACAGCCAACGTCAGCCTCTCTCCACTGGCCTGCTGCCAACTGAAACTGGACTCCAAACTGGAACTAACGGTGGAAGAGAGATTAGCAGGAGTTCAATAGAAGCACTGTCAATCACTGAGCATCGGTCAAACCCCCTATGGATTACTGAAGGTTCCTCTAGTTACAATCAAAACAGGCTGGATAATGGAGGAATTATTAGAGTGTACAGAGGTCAGAGCGTAGATGGAGTACGGCCAGTGAGCAGGATTTACACCAGTCACTCTCAGAACAGTGAACAAAGCTTTGAGACGCCACAATCCAGGTTAAATTATCACCCTCCCTCTGAAAAAGTAGCCCAGACTGGATATTCTTATAACTCATACCCACTGATTATTGGAAAGTCATCTCAAAATGAAGGCTGGGGCCCCAGTAATCCTCAGACGTCCTACCATGTCcataaaaatgacagaacagCTTGGGCGTCACAGCCTGGTGGACATGTGAGAACTTCACTGTCAACTTCTCGAGGGCATCACGGTGGCTATAAAGAGACAAATGAGCTCTCTGCAGCCAGGCCGCAAAATGGGTTTCACTCAAGTAAATTTTCCCCATCAGTGAGAAATGGCAACAACCCCGGCTCAGAAAGAGCAACATCATCCATCACAAGTTTCTCCCAGGGCCTGAACTCGGTCGCCAGAAGTGATAGTTTAAGACCCAAAGAGGGCAAGTCGTATCTCTTCAAGGACTCTTCAAGCAGTTACACGCCGATGCCACAGAAGCCAAGAGCGTCTGACGCTCAAGGCCACAGAACACTTGAGTCAAAATGGAAGCAGTCACACAAAAAAGATCCAATAAAGGGAGAAGATGCCAAAGTCCTGCATTTTAACACCAATTCGGCCTGGTATGGTGGTCAGACAGGCTTCAGCACGTATCCTCCTGCTCAACTCTCTCAAGGCAGGACGACTAAAGAAAACTTTGTCCCTTTAGCGACTTCCCAGAAAAAGTCTGCTTCAATAAGAGAGAAATATGCTGCAGGAAGTCCAGTTAATACTAGTACAATATCCACAAAAAACATCTATAGCATCAGAACATTTACAAATCCACCACAGCTGGCTAATCCCTCCATCAGGGAAAGGACCAACTCTAGGCCATACAGCTTTGACAAAGAAAAGGACAATATGTTTAAATTTGCACATAAATATCCATCTTTGTCACCAAAGTATAGCTTTGGCCAGAAACGAGCGTGGACTCCGACTGTGACACCTGCAAAGCTTGAGAGGACGCCCACAGAGAATTCACAAACTGTTTCTACTGCGAGGCTCTTCAAATCACGTCTTAAGAACGTCCAGCCTCTGCTGCCTGAAAGTGATGCCGCTATGAACAGCGGCCCGGACCACAGACAATCCAGGATCAGCAGATTATATGGTCTCAAAGGATTTGGCACTCGGCCACTTGAGGGAGCCAGAACTTCACTTAGAGAATCAGACAAGTCTGTCACACCCCAGCGAGGTCCTGAACTTCGGAGCTCACAGACATGGCAACCCAGAAGCAGCCAGATTTACAGAAAGTACATTAAAACAGGTGAAATGGAGCCAGAAAACAGCAatatatcaacacagacacagaatgaaCTGAGCACCAAAGGCTTTATCCCATATTCTGCAGGAGGCACTGAATCAGCCAAGCAAAGCACCTTTACACCCAACAAATTCCAAAAGAACCACAATATCTACACATTTCGGGGATTTAATCCTGCCCAAACTAGGATTAAAAGTGCATATAAGAAGACGGACCGGAAATACAACGAGCAGCACCCAACTGTAGCAACTCTACGAGTCTCTGCGTCTTATCTCAGATCTGCCGGGGGGCTCAACAAAACCAAACCCGTTCCAGGGAGGTCGACTCTGTTCAACAGAGCCTCCAGCAGCACAGTGAGAGGCAAACGTGTGAGAGTAAAACAGAACATGAGCAACAAACTCAATGAATCGACCATTCAGACCAGTAAAAGTGTAGATGCAGCCATTGTCAGGCTGCCAAAGCACCCTCACAGGGCGAATGTTGTCACGTATGCTGATATTCTTGGAAGTGCTTCATTCGCCGGTGTCAGAGCAACAACCCAGACGCCGATCACGCCACCTGATAAGGATTCTTTTCCAAGTACTACGGCTGTGACCGGGCAGAAAGAAGGGGCACGTTCCTGGACACCTGTAAAAAACACGAGCAGAGCCGCAGAAGCAAAATCTGAAGATGAGGCGGGAGATTTCAGTCGTGTTGAGGAAAAGGAGATGGATTTGGAGCTTGGCAGGggaatgaaaacatttgatgCTCCCTCAGATAATGAAGGAAGTGGAAGTGGGGCCTTTAATCTGCCTGATGTTGTTTCAGCTGACAGCACAAAGAGTCCGAGACTTAGTGAAGATTTGTTGGAGCTAGATTACCTACGGATATCAACGGGGAACATCTCTTTCAAGTCAATGAAACTGTCTGAGTCCAATGCCGAGAAATGACAGATACTTGTTGAACTGTGATGTGGAAcaggggaaaataaaataaaacatggtaAAAGTATATGTGATTTTGTTCCTTGgcaaaaaaaagtttatatttGGGATATTTTATACACAGGAAAATGTTGATAGTTATTCAAATTGGACAATTAATAATAACTTGAATAGTTCTGACATTTTGGGGACAAATAACCTTCTGCAGTCTGTTAGCTGACTAGCAACTGGTCATTAACCATTGCTATTTATCACAAGTTTTATACAAGTAAGATGGTGTTTAATCAATATTTTGGACCTAGGGTTGTTCTTTCAGAAACTCTGCGGGCTTCCCGGGGTGGTAGcgacacttcctgtgttttgatgacagaagttacacactggagctttaaactCTAAGAAAAAAGTCAACAAATGTCAATTGGCAAACATAATAATACCACAATTACTGATAACAGACTGATCAACCCCTCCATAGTCCAACAGTGAGATCTGATACCAGGGTCCCTTTTTGAGAATAAATGATTCAGTGAAGTAAGAAAAATAGATCACAATTATTTGACAATATAAAATGTGAGCTTCTGATCCAATTTGCTCATTTCCACACACTTCCCTTCCTCAAGTACGGAGAGGGAAAGTAAAGGAAGGTCATACTCGATGCTTTTTATAAATTGATCGTATTCCCATTCCTTGTGTCCTCATTCCCATGCAGGCAGCGGCGATTTCACTATGCTGACACAGATTTTCCATCTCGGCTGAGGAGGAGGGTTTCAGCATGCTGGTCTCAATAACTCATTAAACATGCTGTGAGATGGAAAAACTTGATCTTCCCCTTTGTGAGAgggtctgtttttctttctctgccatACCGTTGATACATATT
The nucleotide sequence above comes from Solea senegalensis isolate Sse05_10M linkage group LG3, IFAPA_SoseM_1, whole genome shotgun sequence. Encoded proteins:
- the LOC122766753 gene encoding uncharacterized protein LOC122766753, with amino-acid sequence MSGSTAVYSRLELFAVLPVCVTVMLFVMCSDAASASLVLSHANSGMKHGPLSSLFTPYSQRQPLSTGLLPTETGLQTGTNGGREISRSSIEALSITEHRSNPLWITEGSSSYNQNRLDNGGIIRVYRGQSVDGVRPVSRIYTSHSQNSEQSFETPQSRLNYHPPSEKVAQTGYSYNSYPLIIGKSSQNEGWGPSNPQTSYHVHKNDRTAWASQPGGHVRTSLSTSRGHHGGYKETNELSAARPQNGFHSSKFSPSVRNGNNPGSERATSSITSFSQGLNSVARSDSLRPKEGKSYLFKDSSSSYTPMPQKPRASDAQGHRTLESKWKQSHKKDPIKGEDAKVLHFNTNSAWYGGQTGFSTYPPAQLSQGRTTKENFVPLATSQKKSASIREKYAAGSPVNTSTISTKNIYSIRTFTNPPQLANPSIRERTNSRPYSFDKEKDNMFKFAHKYPSLSPKYSFGQKRAWTPTVTPAKLERTPTENSQTVSTARLFKSRLKNVQPLLPESDAAMNSGPDHRQSRISRLYGLKGFGTRPLEGARTSLRESDKSVTPQRGPELRSSQTWQPRSSQIYRKYIKTGEMEPENSNISTQTQNELSTKGFIPYSAGGTESAKQSTFTPNKFQKNHNIYTFRGFNPAQTRIKSAYKKTDRKYNEQHPTVATLRVSASYLRSAGGLNKTKPVPGRSTLFNRASSSTVRGKRVRVKQNMSNKLNESTIQTSKSVDAAIVRLPKHPHRANVVTYADILGSASFAGVRATTQTPITPPDKDSFPSTTAVTGQKEGARSWTPVKNTSRAAEAKSEDEAGDFSRVEEKEMDLELGRGMKTFDAPSDNEGSGSGAFNLPDVVSADSTKSPRLSEDLLELDYLRISTGNISFKSMKLSESNAEK
- the si:ch73-335l21.4 gene encoding E3 ubiquitin-protein ligase-like, which produces MYSELECGICYRTYNAGRRCPRELRCRHTFCQSCLLSLVLPQHLGAEDKSILCPLCRQNTSISTPNIRAELRVDEHVLDLLLEEGFLNRDDEEEDQVQEEGTEEGTTLPETPAEQSDSFAGSRGGRLRRNWRKVWSAISGRSFQQNVAHGDCMTNDDMRNLAMMSCYMF